The Cicer arietinum cultivar CDC Frontier isolate Library 1 chromosome 1, Cicar.CDCFrontier_v2.0, whole genome shotgun sequence genome contains the following window.
ATATCCTCCTTGGATTAAATCATCTTCATCAACATGGAATTGTTCATTGTGATCTTAAGTGCAAAAATGTTCTTTTGGCCTCATCTGGGAACGTCAAACTGGCAGATTTTGGTTGTGCTAGAAGGATTAAATCATCgtcgtcgtcgtcgtcatcaTCATGTTGTGGCACTCCTCTATGGATGGCTCCCGAGGTGTTATTATTGCACAACAATACTAATGAGAAGCTGGATTTGGATCTTGCAGCAGCAGATATATGGTCTTTGGGATGTACTGTTATTGAAATGGCTACTGGTAGACCTCCTTGGATTGATCATCTTCATGACTCTTCTACTTCAAATCCAATGGCTGCTTTGTTTAAGATTGCCCGTGGTAATGCCATACCTCAATTTCCACTTCATTTCTCTAAGGAGGGTATTGATTTCTTGAGCAGGTGTTTGGAGAGAGATCCCAATAAGAGGTCCACTGCTCATGACTTACTTTCCCATCCGTTTATTAATCTTTCAACTCATCACAAACACTGCTCTGCTTCCTCACCCGCAGCTGTTTTGGAGGTTCATAAATTTGAACATACTtatgatgattttgatgttgATGTTGATTCAGATGATAAAATATTACAACAAAGTCCTACAAGGTTGAATCATTTCCACATCACAAATCAGTTTCTTTGCTCACAACTAGGAACAACAATATGGCAACTGGAAGATCGTGCATCAGGGAATCATTGGATCACTATTAGATCAAGGTCATAAATCAAGTAGGAGGTCCAGGCCTCATTTAGATATCATAGACAAATATATAGGATTCTATACAACTTTCAGTAGGACACAAATATATAGCTTTGTCAAAGTTTTACTGTCTTTTCCTTTTAGGAATGGTGTCTTCAGTATTGCCAATTTTTCTAATTAAAGGGTTGAATCAAATCATGCCAGCAGACCCTCTAATTCCTCTATACATATGAGTATCACTTGCATGACTTATGTCGGTGGGATATTATAACTACTATCACCTTCATTCCTATATATAGGATCTCATTGATTACATCATGAGAATTAAGAAAGTGAATAGTCATATTAAATTtcttgaaatttaatttttatttatttttacatatttaccTTTAAAGAGATagaattagttaatatttttattataatatttattgttgattATAGAAAAAGatgcaaattaaataaaagtatattagcaaagaaataattaatgcacTTCAAATAAAGAaccaattaacaaaatatttaaaaatgaagcACTATCATTGCCTTGTATGATAAGGTATAAATTTACTGCCACACCAGAAATACATCCAACATTGTATCGAATGGGATATTTGTATTCCGCAGGTTAATAATCTCAAAATCCCAATTATAACGACTGTCTCTTCTAGTTATCAACCATGACAGATAGACAGCAAATAATACAAGGATGGATATGAATGACAATGAACAAATTTCCTATACATTTGTACAGAACACAATCCTTGTAATACAGAGAAATTTGGCgtttatcattttaaataaatttcccCACCCCACCTTGGGGAATGAGTGTTGATATAACACAAAATCCTCCAATTACCACACTTTCTAACACATTTTACAATGCCTCCCATTCATCGAACCAAACACTGTCAATTCAATCATGTCAATTCAATCATCATAGATTCCTATTAATAGTAGAAATATCTCTGGCACATTGTAATGAAATTGGTTGCTCTCTTATGCGAGACAGAAGAATAGAAACTTGTTCTGTTGCAATATCTAATCGTTCTTTAGACTTAGAAGATTCTGTAATTAGAGAAGAAACCATATTTTGTAATAACTTAAGTCTTTCGGCATGATCGTTAGTTGCATTTTGAAGAAGCTTAGAAGAGGGTATGCTGATACGACGCCATCGGATGGGTAGATATCTATCTGGGATCTGAAAGCAATTTCCTGTTGAAAGAACTCTTAGAGAGTGCCTACACAAAATTCCAGAAAATTCAAACTGGTGACAGCTGCAGCTTATAATTCCTTCCTGAGGGGACCAATAAACTTTGCGACCTCCTTCAGCTTTCGTGTGATGTCTCACAAGAAAACCTTCTTCAATTGAAAAAGATGCATAATGTGCAGCCAACACTAGTTGCTCTTGAAGCTTTGAAAAGGCAAAAGGAGTGAGGACTGTAGCAGCATGCGATTCCATGGGGGCTCCTGTTTTGAGGCTAACATTTTGGAGATTCTGCTGCATGGTTTGTTGTTCTCCAGTTTGATCTTTAAAATCCACAGCAACAGCTACCTGGTTGTGCAAAGCAAACccaagttttaaaaatataaggaTTGTATATCTCCAAAGAGTAGGATAAAATTCACTCTATGAAATATGAATAGTCATTGAAAGTCCAATTTAACAATATCAAAACATGAGACAGAAGGATATAGTACCTGTTCAACAAAGTGAGCAAGTCGTGTCTGTGCACTTAGAAACCGTTGAATGAAGGCATTAATTGACTTCGACTGACCAGTTGTAGTCATTCCCGCAAGAAAATGGCTTCTCAAATATGGCAATGCCCAAAGTGAGCGAGAGCTGTATAAATTAACCATGTGCCGATTGGAATGCAGCGCAAAAGAACAGACCATTTCCCTCCAGCCTAGTTCAAAATCCTCAACTGATTCAAGATTATAAAGTCTATAAAATTCAGCCTTCCACTCATTGTAACGTTCTCCTAAAACAGCATTGAACCAAGATGGAAATTTGGCTACTATCATCCATATGCAAAAAGCGTGTTTTGTTGTTGGCATTTCTGCAGATAGCGCTTCTTTTAGACAAATATTTTGGTCAGTTAGTATAGTCTGTGGAGCCTTCCCATTCATAAAACCTAAGAAAGCCTTCCAAGAAggtgaataaaaaataaaaataaaacaaaacaaaacctgTGTAAATTAAAGAATGGTGAAACTTCTCAAATATTAATACATATTCTACAAGGAAGTGAAAGTGAAAGAAAGATAAAATCATCCACCGTTGAACCTTGTCCATTTTATAAGAATGGAATAAAAAGAAAAGGCAAAACTAGCACAAGGGGCTTTCATGCATTTCCAAATTTAAGGTTACTCAACAAAAAACACTTTGCAGTGGCAGTTTATATTAGCTTCCATTTAGTACATCCTAGACAGTGCATAATATTTTATAGCTACTCAATCTTCGATATAAAATTTTGTCGTGACATCACAATTAAGGCACATCAGCtttattttagaaaagaatCCAAGGGGCCATAACACATTGGGAATCAAAGACCAAATGATACAAACACTAATAACTTTTTCATTAACTACCTTTATTGCCCAGGAAAATGACCTGACGGTTTCATCTCGCAGTAGCACACAGCCAAAGAAGCAGGGCATTCCATAATTATTTATTCCAACCCATATCCCCAGCGGCATGTCAAACGCAGTCAAACGGTGTGTTGTATCAAATACCACGGCATCACCAAAGATATCATACAATTGGATCGATGAGGCATATGACCAGGCaatattttctaaatggttGTTTGCATCAAGTGTGTgctcaaatttaaaattagaatcttTCTCCTTAATATTTCTGCACATTCTTAACAAATCTAGGCTTTCTTCTTCTGGATCTAATTTTCTAAACGACTGGAGTAAATTCCTTACGTCCTTTTCTGTAAAAGGCAAATATCCTGGTTCCACACACTTCTCAAGCTCCATGAGCCTCATCATTTGATGAACAGATATCCCTGTTTTGGCAAACATAAGGATTCGGTTTTTGTCAGCATCTGAGATAGTTCTGTATGCTGGAAGGAATCGAACTTGGTTTGGTTCCAAAAGTTCATGATTATGGTGGTTAGCAAAACCAGTCACACGCCATTCTGGAGCTCCAAATTCTGTTGTTTTGCTTATCCGCATGTAGGCCTGACAACCGCACCGAGAAGATTTTCTATTTCTTTGAGGTTTACTTTCAGTTGATGATTTGACAGGAGTGTTGCCAGCTCGGTGACAAACAAAGTAGCGCCTAGTAAGTCCTTTTCCAACACCATCTTTTCCCTCTGTACGGTGACGTCTAATTGAGAAGCCACACCTCTTGGCAAAATCACTATAGAATTCATAAGCTGCATCATGAGTGGCAAACCTTTGACCAGTGTACGGAATGGCATCGTTAGTTGATTCCATGGAGTGTCTGGTTTCACCAGGGGACTCCTCTGTGCTGCTTGTTTCGCCCAAAGACAGCGAGTGTTGGTCAGAGGGATCATCGTAGACTACCAACATGGATCCAGCCTCTTCAGacatcatatatattttattcaagTGACCAGCTTAAGGTATCATATGCCCAATATTGAAGGAGGAAAGCAGAGTGAAGAACAATTGGCTGCCACAAAATAAATCAACATCTAAGTTGATCAGCAGTCACAAAGCAAAACAAGAAGTAAAGTATAAGTAACACACAAGAGATAAATGTGATGCAACAACCATGGAATAATAAATTGATCATTCACTGGACAATTAGCATGTACAGGCCTAATCGCAAttgtctaaatttatttatcattattaaaaacagctccaaacaacaaaaacaagTAGTGTAACTAGAGGTAAGGCAATCAACGATCCAGcaacaaatattataattaataatatggtGATATGTGAAGATTGATTAAGTAGAAAATGAAGGAAGAAAATATTGTACCGTATCGCACGACACTGTGAAAATTTGAGGAAATGGAGGGAAACCCTAACCTATTCGCACGAGATACCAATCAATCTATTCGCACGAGTATAACATTGTATTCGGTTTTAGTTTTGCTTTTCCATTCATCCACCTTAAACGCACCGTTTTGTTTCCATCCACTTTTGTTTTTCCTCCTAACATTCCAACTTCTTCCTCGCCAATCATCATAAACTAAAAATGGTGCCAATTTCGATCTTCTCTCTTTTACATTTTCTATCTAAATTGTTATTAAGtacttttattttactttcatGGTATCAACTGAACTATTCTATAAGattaaatgttaattaataaaaatatacctccttttattttatcatattcgtaaaattaatttcattcctttgaatcaaattttttacCCTTCGACTATCATATATGTTACAATCTtacctatattttttatttctaaaatagtGGTTTTTCACTTAAAAGATAGAAgggttttctcaaaaaaaaaatatttgcaatGTTCCGACATTATAAATAGAAGTGGATATAGGTCACGCAAGATTTTGAAAGGTATAAATCtcgtatataattaattttttaggtctaAATTCGGCATACGGTctattaggtttttttttttccggtcTTACttgacctttttaaaaaaattatctgaatgtatatttaaaagttttattcccattaaaatatttaaatgttatattttacatttttttataaataggcTAAAGCATGTCTTTATATacaataaaaactaataaaattataatcaaatataatatatttaaaaaatatgaaataaacaccttttaaactataaaaaatgatttttggtttcaaataatatattattttcctcAAACAATCGCAaccattattatctctcaaacaaagtCGGACATATTCGgtaatcatataattaatattattatcaattttgaAATACTTTTAAATGGACtgtacttattttttttatttttttattttttacaaattcgttgttttgatttaagatttatttttattcataaaacataaaattgtaACAACTTTAATTgagtttttagaaaatttttaatagattttataAAGGTTAACTTTACTAAGagaatacaaagataaaagaaaaaaaaattaaagtagtaaatattgaagtaataattatataataaaacgATTCAACATGAAAAGAacggaaaaataaaaagaacggAGAGAATATAAacctacaaataaaaaaaatcttgaaTGATAGCCTAATTAATAggctttaaaatataaaataatattattaataaataataatattaataaatattaaatatatatatatatatatatatatatatatatatatgtgttcgTCGTACCTACaggtttttttataaatctgagtataatctatttaaataaatatattttataaataatatgagctcattctttttattaaacaagtcTGACCATAAGTAGCTTATACCTTATACTTTTAACCTATTTTATCCCTAATTATAGCTCCATGTGTAGAGTTAATAATtgagattaaatatatataaacatagaATCCAACTTccccaaaataaataattaactttagaatatataatatatagtatataactttttttctattataaaataagtaagtttaattgaatttttcttGAGACACctgttaacattttttttagttatttattaataatcaaatatttttataaccaaaaaataaataaatcaaatgtgTATATCTCCCTAATatcataataaattaataaatttgttataacaattagtaactttttttttcgCTTTAcacatatattttcaaaaatatactaGAACAGAAAAGATATACTTtgttaattgataaaaatacatatatttatttttgtctcaaatataaatataaataaagtcgaataaaattgatatattaaatttaaagtatAGAATAAATACATTAACTTTATGTGAAtgcttttatttataaaagtagGTATCTATTTTAGTCcatgaaaaaaattgttaaattcaatttaatttgtcaaataaataaagataactTTTAATTCATGAGAAAATTAAATCAGAACAATTgagtcattttcttcttcatattttgtttggtaaacggatgaaataaaaaaattataaaaaaatatattatgataaaaatatataactttataaataacaaaaatcttattaaaaaaaatagatacggtaaaaaaaataaaaataaatattttactacgATAAAAAATAAAGGGATTAAATATattgcaaaatatatataactataatAGAAAACATttcaataaaatgttttttttgttctctttatattttcattaatttttattttaatcttatctacttcttttttttcttatagAATATATGTCATTTTTATTCTAATATGTTGATGgaattaaatttagaaaaatacaaataataatatttatataataacatGTATGTACTTAAGTAAAAAATTAAGacatgattaaaaaattaacaaataatttgaaatatgaagaaataataatataatattatagtatattaaattgaaatattttatttgattgttataaaatctattttatatatttatttcctctattttttattttataatttttattgattataataaaaaatttaaattttttaccgtgtctaatttttttaaagaaaaattatgttattttataaagacaTGTTATTTTTCTACCGTAATTAGTTTTCATTTTATCTTATACCAAGCTATttaataatcaatttatttattttatttattttattgtcttTTCACTTTTTTTCTCCGTCTTTCCTTTATCAAgcaaacaaatataataaaggTAGAATTCAAATTGTCcagattaattttttcaaatattaaaaattatctttatttttatcacaAACTAAATTggttttatcattttttctgacactaaaatacatctttattcttatttatattttaaaaaaatattaatatatatccTTAATATACTTGTtagtatattaaatatataaatattaatggtTGATCATGAATTAGACCCTCAGTTAAGGTGTGTAAAAATATGGTTTATTGAATCATAACGATAAATTGAATTGCGCTatacaacaaaaaacaaaaccatTTGAATGTTTAATGAATTGAACCACATGTTCAAAACAATTCACTTAAccaaacttaattaaaaaattagtttaacaattttaattttttttaacttcaattCAGAttcttttcttataaaattttttaaatttatttttctaaaaaaaatataggaaaCATCGAAATTTTTTctttcgaaaaaaataaaagaaatattttacatttattttttaaaaaat
Protein-coding sequences here:
- the LOC101493341 gene encoding mitogen-activated protein kinase kinase kinase 20-like, which gives rise to MKMGGWVKGKVVGSGSFGSVHLAINKSNGGLFVVKSANSEAGRHALHNEFNILNTLNYSPYIVQCLGTEYQHQGAINNVFMEYMSGGSLADVAHNFGGSLDEQLVRLYTKHILLGLNHLHQHGIVHCDLKCKNVLLASSGNVKLADFGCARRIKSSSSSSSSSCCGTPLWMAPEVLLLHNNTNEKLDLDLAAADIWSLGCTVIEMATGRPPWIDHLHDSSTSNPMAALFKIARGNAIPQFPLHFSKEGIDFLSRCLERDPNKRSTAHDLLSHPFINLSTHHKHCSASSPAAVLEVHKFEHTYDDFDVDVDSDDKILQQSPTRLNHFHITNQFLCSQLGTTIWQLEDRASGNHWITIRSRS
- the LOC101493663 gene encoding protein FAR1-RELATED SEQUENCE 11; the encoded protein is MMSEEAGSMLVVYDDPSDQHSLSLGETSSTEESPGETRHSMESTNDAIPYTGQRFATHDAAYEFYSDFAKRCGFSIRRHRTEGKDGVGKGLTRRYFVCHRAGNTPVKSSTESKPQRNRKSSRCGCQAYMRISKTTEFGAPEWRVTGFANHHNHELLEPNQVRFLPAYRTISDADKNRILMFAKTGISVHQMMRLMELEKCVEPGYLPFTEKDVRNLLQSFRKLDPEEESLDLLRMCRNIKEKDSNFKFEHTLDANNHLENIAWSYASSIQLYDIFGDAVVFDTTHRLTAFDMPLGIWVGINNYGMPCFFGCVLLRDETVRSFSWAIKAFLGFMNGKAPQTILTDQNICLKEALSAEMPTTKHAFCIWMIVAKFPSWFNAVLGERYNEWKAEFYRLYNLESVEDFELGWREMVCSFALHSNRHMVNLYSSRSLWALPYLRSHFLAGMTTTGQSKSINAFIQRFLSAQTRLAHFVEQVAVAVDFKDQTGEQQTMQQNLQNVSLKTGAPMESHAATVLTPFAFSKLQEQLVLAAHYASFSIEEGFLVRHHTKAEGGRKVYWSPQEGIISCSCHQFEFSGILCRHSLRVLSTGNCFQIPDRYLPIRWRRISIPSSKLLQNATNDHAERLKLLQNMVSSLITESSKSKERLDIATEQVSILLSRIREQPISLQCARDISTINRNL